Part of the Cohnella candidum genome, AAGACCTGAACGTCAGCATTTCGGCAGCGGGACAGCTGATCACGATGTACGCGATGGGCGTGGCGGTCGGCGCGCCTATCCTTACGATCGCGACCCAGCGCATTCCCCAAAAGAAGCTGCTGGTTTTATTGATGGCTTTATTCATCCTCGGAAATGTGCTTTCCGTGCTGGCCCCAAACTATGCCGTTCTCATGGCCGCCCGTATCATCACGGCCCTCACGCACGGTACCTTCTTCGGCGTCGGCGCCGTCATCGCTTCCGGCCTCGTACAGCCTGACAAACGGGCAGGAGCCATATCTCTCATGATGGCGGGCCTTACGATCGCGAACATCATCGGCGTGCCGTTCGGCACGTATGTCGGCCAGCAACTCGGCTGGCGGGCATCATTCGGAGCGATCGCGATCGTCGGCGCCGTCACCTTAGTCGGCATCCTCTTCTTCATCCCCCGCATCCCGCAGGACAAACCGACCGGCGTCCTGAAGCAGATCGCCGCGATGTCGAATCCGAAGCTGCATCTGTTCTTGCTGATCGGAATGCTCGGCAACGCCGGACTGTTCGCCGTGTTCACCTACATTACCCCCCTCCTCGTGGATGTCACCGGCTTCGCCGAGCACAGCGTGACGTGGATTCTCGTCCTGTTCGGCGTCGGGGTTACCGCAGGCAACATCGTCGGCGGGAAACTGGCCGATTGGAAGCTGATGCCCGCCATTCTCGGCATTTATTTCGCGATTTGCGTCATCCTGACGGTGTTTACGTTCACCGTCCACAGTCCCATTGCGGCCGTCATCACCGTCTTCCTCTGGGGAGCCGCGTCTTTCGCCGTCTTCCCCGGCCTGCAGGTGCGGGTCATGAGCCTGGCGAAATCGGCACCGGCGCTGGCTTCGACCGCCAGCCACTCGGCCGGCAACCTGGGCAACGCGTCCGGCGCTTTCATCGGGGGCTCGGTCATCACCCACTTATCCCTCACCGCCCTGCCCTGGGTCGGCGCTTTGCTCGTGGCGCTTGCGCTCAGCTTAGGCGCCGCTTGCTACGCCCAGGAACGGAAGGTCCCTGTCGCAGCTTAACGATTAACAAAACAACGCAAGACGGAGGAAATCCGATTTCGGATTCCTCCGTCTTTTTTTGCGCATAAAGCCCATTCCCAAGCTTTCGAGCATTTCAGATTCGTTAAAGGTTCTCCTCTTAGGATAAGGGCATGAACAAGACAAGGAGTGATTCTTATTTTTACTCGCAGAAGAAACAAAGTCATCGCCATTATAGCCGCTATCGTGCTGGTACTTGCCGTCATTTTGTATCAGCTCGCCGACCGCTACCTAATCGAGCACGTCCAAGCCGTCGTGACTCCGAATACGACGACGACGACGGCAGCCACCACCCAGACTTCGGCGACGGTCAAATCGTCCACCACTCCGGCGACAGCCGACGATTGGAACTACAAGGACGACAACGAGACGATCAACGTCAAAAAAGTGCAGACCGGCTCCGGTGACGACACTCTCACGTATTACGTGGCCGACGTGACCTTCAACGGCACGACGAACCTGCTCAGCGCCTTCGCCAAAAACGAATTCGGCACCAACATCACCGAGGACACCTCGACGATCGCGGCCAACAACAACGCCATTTTCGCGATCAACGGCGACTACTACGGCTTCCGCAACGATGGCGTCACGATCCGCAACGGAACCCTGTACCGCGACGAACCGGCGCGCGACGGCATGGCTATCCTCTCGGACGGATCGATGAAAACGTACGACGAAGTAGAGACCTCCTCAGACGAATTGTTCGCGGAAGGCGTCACGAACACCTATTCCTTCGGTCCGATCCTGGTGCAAAACGGCGAAATCGCCAGCGATTTCAGCAGCTTGAAGATCGACAAGAACTTCGGCAACCGCTCTATCCAAGAGGCCAACCCGCGCACCGGCATTGGCATGATCGCCCCGAACCACTACGTGTTCATCGTGGTCGACGGACGCAGCGCCGGATACAGCCGCGGCATGACGCTGGCGGAATTCGCGAACCTGTTCAAGGAGCTCGGCGCGACCGAAGCGTACAACCTGGACGGCGGCGGCTCTTCGACGATGTACTTCAACGGAAAAGTCGTGAATAACCCGCTGGGCAAAGGCAATGAGCGGGCCGTCAGCGACATTCTCTATATTCCTAAATCCTGATAAGGAGGTCGACCCCCATGACCATACTCATTCCTTCCTACGAACCGGACCAACGGCTGATCGGCCTCATTCACAAGCTGAAAGAAGTCAGCGGCGATCCCATTCTGATCGTAGACGACGGCAGCGGCGACGACTATCGCGGCATTTTCGATACCGCCAAGAATGCCGGCTGCACCGTCCTCACGCATCGGACCAACCAAGGCAAAGGCCGGGCGTTGAAAACGGGTTTCGACTACGTCAGGGAGCACGGCATCAAAGACGATATCGTCTGCGCGGACAGCGACGGCCAGCACCTGCCGGGTGATATTCTGAAAATCACGGAAGCCATCCGTCGGCACCGCAACCACATCGTGCTCGGCAGCCGGCAATTCACGGGCAAGGTTCCCTTGCGAAGCCGCATCGGAAATTCGGCGACGAGAATGGTGTACGCGATGGCCACGGGCAAACCCGTGCAGGACACGCAAACCGGGCTCCGCGGCTATTCCTCCGAGATGCTCGATTGGCTGTGCCAAGTCCAGGGCGACCGTTTCGAATACGAAATGAACATGCTGCTCGAGGCTCCGAAAGCCGGCTACGATCTATACGAGGTTCCGATCGAAACGGTGTATCTCGACGACAACAAATCGTCCCATTTCCGTCCGCTGGCCGATTCCGCGAAGGTGTACTTTCCGTTCCTTAAGTTCTGCGCGTCTTCGGGTTTCGCCGCGGTGCTGGACTTCGCGCTCCTGTTTTTACTGCAATGGATGTTCGGGAGTCTGTTCTTGTCGGTCATCGGCGCTCGGTTATGCAGCTCGATTTTCAATTACACGGTGAACCGCAAAATCGTCTTCGCCGGGAGAGCCCAAACAACCGCACGCACCTCGATACCCAAATACTTCTCGCTCGCCGTCGCGATCGTGCTTTTGAATTACGGCCTCCTCCATCTTTTCCACGTGAACGTCGGCATCCCGCTCTTCGGATCCAAACTGATCACGGAAATATCGCTGTTCTTGCTCAGCTTCTGGGTGCAGCTGAAACTCATCTTCAAATCGGCT contains:
- a CDS encoding MFS transporter is translated as MALSKSTLALLSLTVGAFSIGMTEFVIMGLLPNVAEDLNVSISAAGQLITMYAMGVAVGAPILTIATQRIPQKKLLVLLMALFILGNVLSVLAPNYAVLMAARIITALTHGTFFGVGAVIASGLVQPDKRAGAISLMMAGLTIANIIGVPFGTYVGQQLGWRASFGAIAIVGAVTLVGILFFIPRIPQDKPTGVLKQIAAMSNPKLHLFLLIGMLGNAGLFAVFTYITPLLVDVTGFAEHSVTWILVLFGVGVTAGNIVGGKLADWKLMPAILGIYFAICVILTVFTFTVHSPIAAVITVFLWGAASFAVFPGLQVRVMSLAKSAPALASTASHSAGNLGNASGAFIGGSVITHLSLTALPWVGALLVALALSLGAACYAQERKVPVAA
- a CDS encoding phosphodiester glycosidase family protein yields the protein MILIFTRRRNKVIAIIAAIVLVLAVILYQLADRYLIEHVQAVVTPNTTTTTAATTQTSATVKSSTTPATADDWNYKDDNETINVKKVQTGSGDDTLTYYVADVTFNGTTNLLSAFAKNEFGTNITEDTSTIAANNNAIFAINGDYYGFRNDGVTIRNGTLYRDEPARDGMAILSDGSMKTYDEVETSSDELFAEGVTNTYSFGPILVQNGEIASDFSSLKIDKNFGNRSIQEANPRTGIGMIAPNHYVFIVVDGRSAGYSRGMTLAEFANLFKELGATEAYNLDGGGSSTMYFNGKVVNNPLGKGNERAVSDILYIPKS
- a CDS encoding bifunctional glycosyltransferase family 2/GtrA family protein, with product MTILIPSYEPDQRLIGLIHKLKEVSGDPILIVDDGSGDDYRGIFDTAKNAGCTVLTHRTNQGKGRALKTGFDYVREHGIKDDIVCADSDGQHLPGDILKITEAIRRHRNHIVLGSRQFTGKVPLRSRIGNSATRMVYAMATGKPVQDTQTGLRGYSSEMLDWLCQVQGDRFEYEMNMLLEAPKAGYDLYEVPIETVYLDDNKSSHFRPLADSAKVYFPFLKFCASSGFAAVLDFALLFLLQWMFGSLFLSVIGARLCSSIFNYTVNRKIVFAGRAQTTARTSIPKYFSLAVAIVLLNYGLLHLFHVNVGIPLFGSKLITEISLFLLSFWVQLKLIFKSA